The Rubrobacter aplysinae DNA window ACGGCTTTCACGAGCCAGAGGATGCTCGCGCGGCGTTCGAGGAGACGCTCGCGGATCTCGGAATGGACTACGTGGATCTCTTTCTTATCCACTGGCCGTTGCCGACGCGCTACGGTGGCGACTACGTATCCACCTGGAAGACGCTGGAAGAGTTTCAGCGCGAGGGCCGCGCCCGTTCGATCGGGGTGTCGAACTTTCAGCCCGATCACCTGGACAGGCTGGCCGCCGAGACCGACACGACCCCGGCGGTGAACCAGATCGAGTCTCACCCCTACTTCACGAACGACGCGGTAAGAGACTACTGCCGGGAGCGGGGAATCGCCGTCGAGGCCTGGTCGCCGATTGCCCAGGGCGGGGTGCTAGAGGACTCCACCATCTCCGGCATCGCCGACAGGGTAGGCAAGACCCCGGCACAGGTCGTGCTGCGGTGGCACATACAGCGCGGCAACATCGTCTTCCCGAAGTCCACGACGCCCTCGCGCATAGAGCAGAACTTCGACCTTTTCGACTTCGAGCTGGAGTCCGGCGACCTGGAGGCCATCCTCGCCCTCGACCAGGGCGAGGATGGCCGCACCGGCCCGCATCCTGACACGTTCGACTACGTTCCGGGATAATCCGTACAACGTCTCGTCTTGCGGACGGCCCCGGTAACCGGCAGGCGCCGTTGCCGTGGCGGACGTCGAGCGCGGCAGCGGTCCGCGTAGCGGGTTCTCCCATGCGCGGGCCGTCCCGCCACGCTAGACTCACGGCGGCCCGGACACGACGCGAGGAGGTCTCATGCAATATCGTAGACTAGGAAGATCCGGCCTGTACGTCTCCGCGCTCACGCTGGGCACGATGACCTTCGGCGGCAAGAGCGGCTTCGAGAAGGTCGGTTCCACCGGCGTCTCCGAGGCGAAGCGTCAGGTGGAGATGTGCCTCGACGCCGG harbors:
- a CDS encoding aldo/keto reductase, with the protein product MTVNRVPSITLNDGNTIPQLGFGVFQVEPQDTAKAVSEALENGYRHIDTAEMYGNEKEVGEAIRNSGLDRGDLFVTSKLNNGFHEPEDARAAFEETLADLGMDYVDLFLIHWPLPTRYGGDYVSTWKTLEEFQREGRARSIGVSNFQPDHLDRLAAETDTTPAVNQIESHPYFTNDAVRDYCRERGIAVEAWSPIAQGGVLEDSTISGIADRVGKTPAQVVLRWHIQRGNIVFPKSTTPSRIEQNFDLFDFELESGDLEAILALDQGEDGRTGPHPDTFDYVPG